A stretch of Hyla sarda isolate aHylSar1 unplaced genomic scaffold, aHylSar1.hap1 scaffold_2216, whole genome shotgun sequence DNA encodes these proteins:
- the LOC130320669 gene encoding uncharacterized protein LOC130320669 isoform X3, producing the protein MSSEEKTPESWPPRIQLKTPPYTFPVGLEFPLPPPPSGRRLLIMTIGAVTALAISVLGVLLATYLGRVHCSQRDAPSYLPPQLNVQNEASLLLAFSELSDQAAVPGITCDLKNHLMVYHGQPEGCVAQKMDATESLPSCQELEIYFQAVLRNITLGLSLDVQVVGVGSLGTLVTLLCNNKATYLLSPLPAPSRGRPSLAA; encoded by the exons ATGTCCAGTGAGGAGAAGACCCCCGAGTCCTGGCCCCCCCGGATCCAGCTGAAGACCCCCCCATAT ACATTCCCGGTCGGCCTGGAGTTcccgctccctcctcccccctcaggTCGGAGGCTTCTAATAATGACCATCGGAGCGGTGACCGCCCTGGCTATCAGCGTCCTGGGGGTTCTGCTGGCCACCTACCTGGGGAGGGTCCACTGCAGCCAG AGAGACGCCCCCTCCTATTTGCCCCCTCAGCTCAATGTCCAGAATGAGGCGTCCCTCCTGTTGGCGTTCAGTGAACTCAGCGACCAGGCAGCGGTGCCCGGAATCACCTGTGACCTCAAAAAC CACCTGATGGTCTATCACGGGCAGCCTGAGGGTTGTGTGGCCCAGAAGATGGACGCCACCGAGAGCCTGCCCTCCTGCCAGGAGCTAGAGATCTACTTCCAGGCTGTGCTG AGGAACATCACCCTGGGGCTGTCGCTGGATGTCCAAGTGGTGGGGGTGGGATCTTTGGGGACCCTGGTCACCCTGCTGTGTAACAACAAGGCCACCTACCTGCTGAGCCCCCTGCCAG ctcccagcagaggGCGCCCCAGTCTCGCTGCCTGA
- the LOC130320669 gene encoding uncharacterized protein LOC130320669 isoform X1, protein MAATPWRRLLLAMVHPEAQGSQGGELIAVMSSEEKTPESWPPRIQLKTPPYTFPVGLEFPLPPPPSGRRLLIMTIGAVTALAISVLGVLLATYLGRVHCSQRDAPSYLPPQLNVQNEASLLLAFSELSDQAAVPGITCDLKNHLMVYHGQPEGCVAQKMDATESLPSCQELEIYFQAVLRNITLGLSLDVQVVGVGSLGTLVTLLCNNKATYLLSPLPAPSRGRPSLAA, encoded by the exons ATGGCTGCCACCCCCTGGAGACGCCTTCTACTGGCCATGGTACACCCTGAAGCCCAGGGTAGTcaagggggag AGCTGATCGCCGTCATGTCCAGTGAGGAGAAGACCCCCGAGTCCTGGCCCCCCCGGATCCAGCTGAAGACCCCCCCATAT ACATTCCCGGTCGGCCTGGAGTTcccgctccctcctcccccctcaggTCGGAGGCTTCTAATAATGACCATCGGAGCGGTGACCGCCCTGGCTATCAGCGTCCTGGGGGTTCTGCTGGCCACCTACCTGGGGAGGGTCCACTGCAGCCAG AGAGACGCCCCCTCCTATTTGCCCCCTCAGCTCAATGTCCAGAATGAGGCGTCCCTCCTGTTGGCGTTCAGTGAACTCAGCGACCAGGCAGCGGTGCCCGGAATCACCTGTGACCTCAAAAAC CACCTGATGGTCTATCACGGGCAGCCTGAGGGTTGTGTGGCCCAGAAGATGGACGCCACCGAGAGCCTGCCCTCCTGCCAGGAGCTAGAGATCTACTTCCAGGCTGTGCTG AGGAACATCACCCTGGGGCTGTCGCTGGATGTCCAAGTGGTGGGGGTGGGATCTTTGGGGACCCTGGTCACCCTGCTGTGTAACAACAAGGCCACCTACCTGCTGAGCCCCCTGCCAG ctcccagcagaggGCGCCCCAGTCTCGCTGCCTGA
- the LOC130320669 gene encoding uncharacterized protein LOC130320669 isoform X2 produces MAATPWRRLLLAMVHPEAQGSQGGELIAVMSSEEKTPESWPPRIQLKTPPYTFPVGLEFPLPPPPSGRRLLIMTIGAVTALAISVLGVLLATYLGRVHCSQLNVQNEASLLLAFSELSDQAAVPGITCDLKNHLMVYHGQPEGCVAQKMDATESLPSCQELEIYFQAVLRNITLGLSLDVQVVGVGSLGTLVTLLCNNKATYLLSPLPAPSRGRPSLAA; encoded by the exons ATGGCTGCCACCCCCTGGAGACGCCTTCTACTGGCCATGGTACACCCTGAAGCCCAGGGTAGTcaagggggag AGCTGATCGCCGTCATGTCCAGTGAGGAGAAGACCCCCGAGTCCTGGCCCCCCCGGATCCAGCTGAAGACCCCCCCATAT ACATTCCCGGTCGGCCTGGAGTTcccgctccctcctcccccctcaggTCGGAGGCTTCTAATAATGACCATCGGAGCGGTGACCGCCCTGGCTATCAGCGTCCTGGGGGTTCTGCTGGCCACCTACCTGGGGAGGGTCCACTGCAGCCAG CTCAATGTCCAGAATGAGGCGTCCCTCCTGTTGGCGTTCAGTGAACTCAGCGACCAGGCAGCGGTGCCCGGAATCACCTGTGACCTCAAAAAC CACCTGATGGTCTATCACGGGCAGCCTGAGGGTTGTGTGGCCCAGAAGATGGACGCCACCGAGAGCCTGCCCTCCTGCCAGGAGCTAGAGATCTACTTCCAGGCTGTGCTG AGGAACATCACCCTGGGGCTGTCGCTGGATGTCCAAGTGGTGGGGGTGGGATCTTTGGGGACCCTGGTCACCCTGCTGTGTAACAACAAGGCCACCTACCTGCTGAGCCCCCTGCCAG ctcccagcagaggGCGCCCCAGTCTCGCTGCCTGA